Proteins found in one Tamandua tetradactyla isolate mTamTet1 chromosome 1, mTamTet1.pri, whole genome shotgun sequence genomic segment:
- the PGAM2 gene encoding phosphoglycerate mutase 2, translating to MATHRLVIVRHGESTWNQENRFCGWFDAELSEKGTQEAKMGAQAIKDAKMEFDICYTSVLKRAIRTLWTILDGTDQMWLPVVRSWRLNERHYGGLTGLNKAETAAKHGEEQVKIWRRSFDVPPPPMDEKHPYYNSISKERRYAGLKPGELPACESLKDTIARALPFWNDEIVPQIKAGKRVLIAAHGNSLRGIVKHLESMSDQAIMELNLPTGIPIVYELDEKLKPTKPMRFLGDEETVRKAMEAVAAQGKAK from the exons ATGGCCACCCATCGCCTGGTGATCGTGCGGCATGGCGAGAGCACCTGGAACCAGGAAAACCGCTTCTGTGGCTGGTTCGATGCTGAGCTGAGCGAGAAGGGGACCCAGGAAGCCAAGATGGGTGCACAGGCCATCAAGGATGCCAAGATGGAGTTTGACATCTGCTACACATCTGTGCTGAAGCGGGCTATCCGCACTCTCTGGACCATCCTGGATGGTACGGACCAGATGTGGTTGCCTGTGGTGCGCAGCTGGCGCCTCAATGAACGGCACTACGGGGGCCTCACGGGTCTCAACAAGGCAGAGACTGCTGCGAAGCACGGTGAGGAGCAGGTGAAGATCTGGAGGCGCTCCTTTGACGTACCGCCACCCCCCATGGACGAGAAACACCCCTATTACAACTCCATCAGCAAG GAACGCCGGTATGCAGGCCTGAAGCCGGGGGAGCTGCCAGCCTGCGAAAGCCTCAAGGATACCATTGCCCGGGCCCTGCCCTTCTGGAATGATGAGATCGTCCCCCAGATTAAAGCAGGCAAGAGGGTGCTGATTGCCGCCCATGGGAACAGCCTGCGTGGCATTGTCAAGCACCTGGAAA GCATGTCTGACCAGGCCATCATGGAGCTGAACCTGCCTACAGGGATCCCCATTGTGTATGAGCTGGACGAGAAGCTGAAACCTACCAAGCCCATGCGATTCCTGGGTGACGAGGAGACCGTGCGAAAGGCCATGGAAGCTGTGGCTGCCCAGGGCAAGGCCAAATGA